The sequence gagatggtgaactgaagatttagaacctttacctttaattctttgaaccatgttccataccttggacattggcgtgcgcgaattaatcctggaaacgtagttcctccaagattgccgtttgttgtgtttgaaggtacgacgggctttcgcattgaggattttaaacttattgaagttgtggacagttggatgatagcggaaataattttccgcctttttcctcgcttttctggcttgcctacaatcggaattgaaccatggtttctgtacatgtggagcagtagaagacctaggtatacactcatcagctatttcatttaaagcgtcagaaaaaagccgaataggatcagttacttcactgaaacactgcggccgtagtttagatgtgcataacgttttaaataacgaccagtctgccttggaaaaattccatcttgtataagatggagaatcagatggattagttgctgttaagatagttggaaagtggtcacttccacagaggtcattgtggactgaccactcaaattcatttagtagagaagggtctgcaagagacagatccagagaagagtaggtgccagttgcagggtgcagataagtgcttgaatcatcattgtatatacacaagtcattattggctatgaaatcttccagtattttaccttttgagtttgtgtttgtaccaccccaaatcgggttatgtccattgagatcacccattaaaatacaaggtttaggaagttggtcatagagagcttgaagatcagactgctggagtgctgaagaaggtgaaatatataaagagcatagtgtaaaggtaacgtgaagagttagtctcactgcaacagcttggagactagttgtgagtgttacagggctatggataacaccctgttttacaagaattgaagaccctccagtggccctatcacctggaggtgaaaaacaattatatgaagtgaactgacgtagatcaaaagcgtctgtctccttcagataggtttcctggagacagaaagcggatggtgcaaaatcctggacaagtagctgtaactcgttgaaattggtccttaggcctctacagttccactgtacaatatttttgcaatggattatcgtttgggcgggttgattggggatctaccccgtactttttttgagggcgacaagctgtgtgcccttgattggacgttttcggacacgtccatgtcctcaagtgatccgtatttattataaagcttaattctgttttcagacccttgtggggctctgccactttgcttttttgaagaatcaggcataggtttagtttttcctttaggaatttgttggacatttgacaaagattgagaccttgcaggtgtctgtgatgatgaatccgAAGCTGGCCCTGATTGACTTTGCGACATGCGAGGAAGTGGCTCAGCGGTCTGAGTAGAAATAGCGGGTGAAAAAACCtctggggaatcagtgtgcacccaagtcaagtttgtttgagcagctgaagaagacgtagaagccttagaggatggttcagatgatggttttgttttagaagcatatgtttcttgtggatcgcatctttgaacaagttgtttcgcttcggcaaagctgatattttgaggcacccactttggccctgacttcgcctagacgggtggttgaatgggcccggttcaaccaatcggctggtcatgtcgagcCCTGTGCATTACTTGTAATTGCACAAAAAACTTATATTCTGAATGAACTGTATTGTTACTTTTAGGCTTCGACTCTTTTTATTTGTCAAACTTTACTTGAGTAGAAATATGTCACATATAAATTTGCCTAGAGCCTtacatgcccagaaggcgatggctcatgggccaatctggtaggatttATCTTTTTGGGATattttcctgcttgagtataccctcctagtatccttggtgccgtgtGCTGGAGACCCGCATACAGTAGGcactgtcctcgttgacactccatggtgggtggggacctaggagggtgaatcatattcaataccaccatggcacccccactgaaaaaacgttcgtatgaatctgatgattcagtatcttctgaggatgaaattcaaGAAGTTCTCCCAAATCCTGATCATTGGTCACGCTTTTTGGTCATGTCAGCACCAAATGATGGTCCACTaaaattgaatccttttgccatttccaaaGGTATAGAAGGTTTAGCTGGCGATGTCAAAGAAATCAAGAAGCTACGTTCTGGATCTCTTCTGATCGAGTGTAAAAAGAAAAGCCAGTCACAAATACTTCTTTCAACCAAATCACTGGCTAATGTTCCTGTGGAGGTGTCCCCTCACAGAACACTCAATAGttgtaaaggcattgtccgtgatgtgggacgttgcctttcagatatggatgagagtgacatcatttcagaattacgCTCACAAGGTGTAACTGCTGTTAAGCGGTTCACTTACAAAAGAGAAAATGACATCGTAAAGACCAATacctatttatttacatttggtcTTCCAACACGTCcggaatcattgaaggctggttattgccacttaagggttaatacttacatcccaaatcccctgaggtgctacagatgtcagaaatatggccaTGGTTCTAAATCATGCCGTAGTCCGGCTGCTTGTCATCGATGTGGAGGCACCTGTGAAGATGGCAAACTCTGTGATAAACCTCCAGCGTGTGTAAACTGCTCTGGAAATCATCCTTCGTCGTCCAGAACATGCCCTACATGGGAACTCCAGTCAAAAATttcgaaaataaaacatgaacgaaATGTCTCTTTCCTAGAAGCAAGGAAACTTGTACTAGCTCTTGAAAAACCAGGCCAATCTTATGCAGCTGCTGCTTCAGTCTCAATTCCAACTTCTAGATCGGTTTCATATCAGTCCGTATGTTGTCAAACTGATTATACATGGATGGAATCCTCTGCTCCGATCCTCATTACATCTCCTCGGCAGTCATCTAGTTCTTCATCTCAAACGGATGATCCATCTACAGTTGTCTCACACTCGCCGATGACTTCAACAGTGAACCTGCAGTCGGTACCGAAACCATCGTCTGATTTGAAAACGACAACCAAAAAATCTGACCATTCTAATCGTTCTGATCGTATTCCAAAGGGTCAGCGTGACCCT comes from Haliotis asinina isolate JCU_RB_2024 chromosome 13, JCU_Hal_asi_v2, whole genome shotgun sequence and encodes:
- the LOC137259452 gene encoding uncharacterized protein; amino-acid sequence: MAPPLKKRSYESDDSVSSEDEIQEVLPNPDHWSRFLVMSAPNDGPLKLNPFAISKGIEGLAGDVKEIKKLRSGSLLIECKKKSQSQILLSTKSLANVPVEVSPHRTLNSCKGIVRDVGRCLSDMDESDIISELRSQGVTAVKRFTYKRENDIVKTNTYLFTFGLPTRPESLKAGYCHLRVNTYIPNPLRCYRCQKYGHGSKSCRSPAACHRCGGTCEDGKLCDKPPACVNCSGNHPSSSRTCPTWELQSKISKIKHERNVSFLEARKLVLALEKPGQSYAAAASVSIPTSRSVSYQSVCCQTDYTWMESSAPILITSPRQSSSSSSQTDDPSTVVSHSPMTSTVNLQSVPKPSSDLKTTTKKSDHSNRSDRIPKGQRDPVRIQNRFQTLEDMDVSPLPHRRTTSKSPRKGKHRSPVQPPLT